In the genome of Engraulis encrasicolus isolate BLACKSEA-1 chromosome 21, IST_EnEncr_1.0, whole genome shotgun sequence, the window GTACACCACCTGGTTCTCATACACCAGGAAACCTCCATCCATCTGGGGAGAGGCAAGAGGAACAACAGTTGGGTTTACAGTATTCAACTCATTCAATTAGAAATGGATATTCATAGTAATTTTACTAAATGAAAAGAGCATTTTTGAATTCATTTGGGCAAAAAATCTAATGTAAAGTGTatctaatgtaaaatgtatcttatTATTTCTGGATTTTCAGGActtgttttcatatggctggaAAAAAATTGGTACCAGTTCAAAAATGACCACATCTCTTAACATGAGTATGCATTTGTCCTTCAAGTATGCAAAGCAACCCatccatgcaggtgtgtgtgtgtgtgtgtgtgtgtgtgtgtgtgtgtgtgtgtgtgtgtgtgtgtgtgtgtgtgtgtgtgtgtgtgtgtgtgtgtgtgtgtgctctgtattgGTGTCTGTGTCAGCGTAGTGCTTTCTTACAGTCTGAGTGGTACCACATGAATTGAGGGAGAAGTTGAACAGGGCCCTGGTGCTGTCCGTTTGGCTGGGTCCACAGGAGGGGTCCACCAGGGTGGTGCTGTTTGGAGGTGTAGGGGGAATGGAGCGAGACGTGTCCACGATAACCACCATCCTCCCCTCAGGAAGACACACTGTGGACAGGCAGCAGGGGCGACTGGTTTAATATGCACGTctctgcatgtgtacagtatctgtatataatatgtctctgcatgtgtacagtatctgtatataatatgtctctgcatgtgtacagtacgtgtataACTTCATGGCATTGCGTCTACACAGGGGTTTAGAACTGGCTGAATTAAAACAAGAAAGACACctcttattttttacttttatttacaCTTTTAATGGTGTTAGGTTACTATTATATAACTTTAATAGAACATTTCTGTGCATTCATGCAGGTGTGGGTTTATAcagtgtacatgcgtgcatgtgcatgtgtgtgtgtgcagtgaaaaGCATTCACTACCCAGTAAATCTCTTCCAGGGAAGCTGCAATGCTGTGTCAGTTTTTGTGGCACTTGGAACGTGTCCAGGTCAACCACGCTCACTTCTACCGTTGCCACTATGCTCTGCAGTGTTATGTTCTAAACATAAATAGGCACAGAACATAGAACAAATTACTTGTCATGACACTTGTTAACATTTCCGAGGGTTTGCTATGCTTGTCGTAATGTTCAAACCAccaaaccctctgatctaaagtccatttCCTTAACTACTAGGCCATGGCGGCCCCACCATAAATGAAGTAAAATAGAGTGATAATTCAGTTTTCCTTgtcaataacaaaacaaaaacaaaatagacAGGCCCAGACAAACAGATTGGTTTACAGTAAACATTAGAATTAGTAGATTAGTATTAGTCGATTATTACTGGAATTGACTTCAATTTACATGGGCTGTAATTGTGATGGGCTAAACACTTGAGAAGCTGCCATTCAAAGACCAGTTATTAACCATTTTCAtgatttcatattcatattcaataaaTATTTTCCCCCATGACTTAttgataaaataaaaacattttaaacatGAACTGTGCTCACAATCTACTCCTGTAAAAACAGATAAATTAAGTCACAGAAGCCATTGGAGTGGGAAAAATGCTGTGATTGTAGTGATGTCACAATGGGCAAAAGTGGACATCATGAGCTGACATCATGAGCATGAGAACCTTTGAGACTCACCAGTCATtctacacagcagcagcagactgcAGCAGACAATGGGGGAGGTGAGTTGTTAAAAAGATTTAATTAAAAGATTTAATTAATGATTTAATTAATTAAATGACCAAATTATTTAAacattaaaaggtgcactgtgtaggatgtggccagagcaggaactgcaagtatgctgctcattgaaactgtgctgcctattgccaaataggatcttttcatgaatatttacaaagtaatacactaatattttATCAGTGTACACCAAAATACAgacatttttgaagctaaaaatgtctatttacggaaattcaaaatggcgtaccatggagaagatcccctttttcatgtatgaaaagtgcaattttcccagtcgttatgaatacttagaatttgatggtggtgctaagtattcatgaaaaaggtaacattagtgaatgggttaaAACAAatccaacacagtgcacctttacaaagTGTGGGTAATTATAAGGAGTGGGTAACATTGATGTTAATAAATCAACCAATTAACCACtggaaaaggttaaaaaaaagaaatgagaaatTAGAACTGTCCCACCAGTGACTTGTTTTGAATAGATATTAAAACAGCCTTGTTTTAATCTGCCTAATTTGTAGAGTTGATGTGAGCAATTTCAGTGATTAAAGCTTACTTTATAAAATATACTATTACATCTAATACTGTAATTATTTACAGTACATCACAATGACACAGTTATCCCTCAGACAAAAAGTGCATGTCCATACACACCTAGTGTCAAGCATGCAGAATCCCATAGTCATGAAAACAAGACACTATGTCACAATAGACACATGTAATATCAACAACACAAAATGAACCCTTTCCTAACAGAAATAAACTGTATCATATGTTAATAGTGTATttaaaagcactttgagtcaactgtgtaGTCGTGATATTGTGCAATATAAATAGATTTTGATTGATAGATGGCTGGAGAGAGAAATGACTAAATGAACCCTTTCCCAACAGAAATGGACTGCAACATACAATAGAtaggagatgatggagagagaagacacaTTAGGTGTCACGCAGGCCTCCCATGGCCAGCCATCTCCCACCTCACGGTTAGTAATCTATTCAGTTACGCATGTATTCATTTATGGAGCCATCTTTGTTATAGAATTGTGGTGAGCTACAAAGTCACTGACATGTATTTTTGAAATCAAAAGGAATGCAGAGCAGCGAGAGGGACAGAGGCTTCGAGAAGACCTGGAAAAGGCAATGCTGCGACAGTGGGAGGAGATGTCCATGACGTCTATGGATGGTTGGAAACGGATGGAACAGAAAAACAAACCAGAGGGAACGAGGGGAGGAGCCgacagacaagcacacaagcCGCAGATAGTGAGTAAGGCCGTCAAAAACAGTGAGACAGCCAGTAAGGCCACCAGTGAGACAGCCAGTAAGGCCACCAGTGAGACAGCCAGTAAGGATGCGAGTGAGACCGGCAGTGAGACAGCCGGTGAGAATGCCTTTAAGACCGCCAGGGAGGATGCATTTAAGGTCGCCAGTAAGGATGCCATTAAGGCCGCCAGTAAGGATGCATTTAAGGTCGCCAGTGAGGATGCTACCAAGGCCGCCAGCGAGGCCTTGCAACCGACAAGTGAGGCATGGCTTCAAGCAGAACTTGCGATGGCAATAAAACGTCTGGAGGCACAGAGCAACTTGGTGGCACTACAGAAACTGGAAAAGGGCATGGCCATGCACAGTCAGGGTATAaatgagagacacacagaggaggagatgaggagaatgaAAGGGCAGACGGCAGAAAAGATGGACTTTTGGAGCCAGAAGGATGACGCAGCAAAGCAGGAGGTACCAGTGATGGAAGCAGAGCGATATGAACCCAAGAGGCTAGGAGCAGGGACAGGAAAAATATATCTGAATTATGGACAAAAAACAGATACGTTAGGTAGCACTATtgtggagatgaggggagggacaGCGGAGGAGCAGCTGGCAATGGCCAAACACATCATCCAGGACCAGCAGAGGAGAATAGCAGAGCTGGAAAGAACATCAGCACAGTGGATGAGGAAGTACATGGAGATGAAGAGATACGGGCTAGAGAGCCAGAGATGCATACAGGAACAAGGGGAAAGCATTAAATGCCTGGAGGAATGGCAAGCGCAGATGTGGGCAAAAGTCAATATGTGGATTGAAATAGATAGAAAACGAGTACAGCTGCTAGAAACAACAGAGAAAACAGGGAGAGTGACAGCAGGAAACACCAATTTAACACAAGTCCCTCAACAATCAACTCAGCAATTAAAATTGGACCCAATAGTTCTTCATGAGAGAGGCGAGAGATTGAAACATGAAATGAATGCCCCAATgggaaaagatagagagaaaaaggagatatCAGTGGTCCGTCAACAATCAACTCAGGACCTAATAGTCCTTCATGAGAGAGGCGAGAGATTGAAACAACAAATGAATGCCCCAATGGGaaaatatagagagaaagaggagatatCAGTGGTCCGTCAACAATCAACTCAGGACTTAATAGTCCTTCATGAGAGAGGCGAGAGATTGAAACAACAAATGAATGCCCCAATGGGaaaatatagagagaaagaggagatatCAGTGGTCCGTCAACAATCAACTCAGGACTTAATAGTCCTTCATGAGAGAGGCGAGAGATTGAAACAACAAATGAATGCCCCAATGGGaaaatatagagagaaagaggagatatCAGTGGTCCGTCAACAATCAACTCAGGACTTAATAGTCCTTCATGAGAGAGGCGAGAGATTGAAACAACAAATGAATGCCCCaatgggaaaagaaagagagaaagaggagatatCAGTGGTCCGTCAACAAGCAACTCAGGACCTAATAGTCCTTCATGAGAGAGGCGAGAGATTGAAACATGAGATGAATGCCCCAAtgggcaaagacagagagaaagaggagatacCAGTGGTCCGTCAACAAGCAACTCAGCAACCCACACTGAGCTTAGTGCTTAGACAAAAAATTGCTGTGAAGAGACATGAAATgaaagcaagagagatagaggagagagatgccctgaacagacaggcagaaagacaaatGAATGCACCACTGAgcagagccagagagaaagaggagatacCAGTGGTGGTACAGGGGACGAGCAAGAGCTGCAAGAGAGAGCTGCAGTCGGTGCTGCAAGAGAAGGTGACAGAGAGACTGGCGGTCACGGCTGTGGCCACAGCGCGCAGTACTGGACTGGGCTCAGGTGACGTCCAATTGCTGAAACGCAGAGAGGAGCTACAGAGCTCAAAAGTGACGGACACAAACACCGGAGATGGACTCAGCGACCAGCAGCCCCAGGTTCCCGagccgaagaagaagaagaaaaaatctgtaGTCAGCTGGGTAAAAAAGAGGATGAAATTTGGCAAAAAAGAATGAGGATGACAACCAACATGCATTCAACATGCAACATGcaagacaaaaaagacaaaaaaagagacaaaatcagacaaagacaaaaaaaacctagcaaaataaaaatcataataaaaaaataataactaataataaaaaataattaaaaaaaagacaaaataaaaaaaatgacaacaaaaaatcATTAAAGCTTgggttttatttgttttatttgaaTTAAATAGTTGATTTGGTTGTGTACTTGATATGTATGCATGGTTATGTTATGGTTATTGGTTATAAGAGTTTGGTGATAGGAATTATGACATTGAAATGAAATGCCATTTAGCAAAAAGGGTGAGCCTAAATCCTAGTATCGGTTTACGCTACCATGAGGGGCTCAGTGACCAGCAGCTCCAGGTTCCCGACCagaaaacaaagtaaaaaaatcTGTAGTCAGATGGATGAGAAAGAGAATGGAATTCGGAGAAGGATGAGGATGACGACCAAcatgcattcacacgcacgcatgcacgcccacacacacacacaaacaaaataaaagttaTACAATAACTATTTTGtcattgcaaaatgacaaaaaaacattctACAACAGGGGGTTTATTTGTTTCATTTGAACTAAATAGTTGCTTTGGTTTTGTACTTGATATGTGCATGGTTATGTGAGCCTCCATCCTAGTATCGGTTTATGCCACCATGATGGACAACGGCTAGTCTTGTACAATATATTTTAAATTACTCCAATAAAACAATAAGTCGTTTAAATAAGGCAGGAGATATGGCCACATTGAGAATGGGCTACTATCTATCTGTTGTTCAGTGAAGTTCAGTATATCATTTCCACTTCCAACCTTCaaaatgtatacatactgtatgaactcataAAAGCATTTCCCTCATTTCAAAAGACATTACACTAAATATATATGACAGGAGGCTTCCCCATGTCAGCTCTGTTTCATCTGTCAGATCAGACTTCCATGTGTTAAACATCTACTTATTTATGTCattgattaaaataaaaaaagtaacaggatgacgtcagggtggtgcaaccatagCTAATGCCAGTACTGTATAATGCGCTTTTTTTAGGGGTATAGTATGAGggtatgagaggcgacaggaagtgaatggtagagatggggggaggattgGCAAAATGACCCGACCAGGAATCAAACCCTGGTCGCCGTCGCAGTAACTCAGTGCccatgccactattgtatgactaaaattgtttttttttttactgtagaagttctaagaagcatattcattgcttgtacatCATCTACCGGTACGAAGTATCAATAATTATTTTGTGGAAATTAACTTTGGTAGTACCGCACCCAGAGATgtagagatgtggacttgtggcGTGGACTTGAGTCAGATTGGCAAAAGACTTGTGGCTTGACTTAACTTGACAGTTTCAGCTTGCGATGACTTGCAATGGCATGCCAAGTCTAAATATATTTCACcttctgcatttgtatgtgaaaatattacattaaaaaaaaataaaaaaaataatgatttgaCCAGTACCAGCAGACCTACTATTATTTGTTAAGAATGCGACTGACAAAGGTGGACATGCATGGCAGTGTGGAGAAGTATTGAATTTAACTAAGACCAGAAGTACTGTAGTTGTCAAGACTGTGTGTAGAATACAGCCATCtacaaaagtgttgtcgcctatccatctgtttggaataacagctaataacctgactttcaattaatcactgacttggcttcagaagtcactcatatgaaagctacaaccctcccgaatgaagttttatgtacgAAAAtatatttcatgcaccaaagaaaagttgatcctttaatgaacacagacagggcagattttcacaagacaaaagttttgtcgcctattgaACATAATGTataaatgagcagataagtcacttcaaaacacttcgaacacgcagatcgggtgtcattcttaatcactgaatcactctttcctcttcagaaaatcaacaTTGGCCTTAAGTGTATGTTTAGGGTTGTTGTAATCATGGAacgcaacacaatgaaaaacaatgaaggtcaatgggagatggtgacatatgtgctattcgtagagcaatacatttttaacttcatgattaaatcaatgataaaagccctcaaacacctgcagcatgcatgcagctcctcataagacctgtatccctaccatgtttcactttatgcaccatgtttcttttttcatattctgccctgtctgtgttcattaaggggtcaatctttctttggtgcatgaaatgtatttttgtacataaaactgaattcgggagggttgtagcttttatgagtgacttctgaagccaagtgattaattgaaagtcaggttattagcataTTAGTTATTctaaacagatggataggcgacaacacttttggagacgactgtacatggtgacttgttaaggacttggtaaaaaatgagacttggacttggacttgacttggcttttgtacgacttggacttgaacTTGGATTTGACTTGGTCATAtctgtcttaacttgtgacttgacttggacttgattggaaggacttgagacgtACTTGTGATTAGACTTGAACTTGATtagaaggacttgagacttacttgtgacttgcaaataagtgacttggtcccatctctggtaccacctgacgtctgctaGTAAAAAAGACATCTATGGTCCATATAGCCTACAGCTGGGGAGTGGGGACCCCAGACAATTGCCTAATATGCCTATCTGAGAACACCTCGGACACGTTTAGTTTGAAACTAGCTTTGCTGAGAGTTAAGGTGAGCTTTATGCTGCTCGGCTAGTCCAATCCACTGCTAGTAGTGACTTTGTTGGTCATGCCAGATTAAAATTGCAATTTTCTCCTAAGGGCAAAAAAACACCCTGTTCAATAGTGGGCAGAGCTAACATATCAATGAACTTGATGGTAATTCAATGTTATATCTTTGTGTagcgtagcctaggctacttgtaTGGTTCCATGGAATGTAGCTCTCTTCACTGCACACTTGCAGAAGTATCTCAGTCATCAAGTATTCAGAAAACAGTATACAAGGGCTCTTATTCGGAATAGGAACGGAATAAACCACCTTTCATTCCGATTAGAAATGTAATCAGATAAGAAATCAGGACGCTTATATGAGATTTTCAATTCTGATTAAGCACTTATTCCCTTTCTTTTCCGATTAGAAGTGTCCATGTAAACTAGACTAATGTTAGTTTGAGCACCGATCATCCCAGTCTTAACATATCTCCCGCACCTCGTATGTTATGCCAGGGGCAGAGAGCGGTATATCCATGCTGAGATGGTCGTCCTCCACCTCGAGCAGCAACTGGCCCAGCTCCACCAGCTCCCAGTCCAGCCTCCGGTGCCCCACATACAACTCCCACGGCCGCGGCCCAGAGCCATAGTGGAGGCGCACCTGCACACCGCTCTCCCCGCACATACCCTCCAGCCAGGGGGGAGagtctgctgagagagagagagagagagagagagagagagagagagagagagagagagagagggtaggagcATATCTGCAGTAGTGGGGTTGTTGTTCAAGGTAGTGGTTGAAAGGTTCAGGGGcaaggacgcacgcatgcacgtgcgtgcgcgcacacgcacacgcacacgcacacggcgaATACAACAACAGTACAAGACGTAAAGGAATGTGAAGAGAAATTACTGCGTTACCTGCTGCCTCCTTTTCATCACACACTACCGTGGCAGTGTAGTTGAACTCGTGCGATgtgaggccaaggccaaggccgAGGGTGAGGGTGAAGGCCAGACTCCGTCTCTTGTAGCCTCCTCTGATGCGCTGGTGGTGTGGAGGGAGACAATTGGTGGGCAGCAGGAGTGTCAATCTCGTCACAAAGATGAGTTGCAATCATTTTGGTTACAATCTTGTACTTAATGTCATGGTAATTCCAATAATCATTTCCTAAACCAGGCAGAAGAGTTACGCTAATTGGATTTTGTTAATTAGTTatgattagggctgtaacgatacactcaactcacgattcggtttgtattaCGATTCATgagctacggttcgatacacaccacgatttcacatttgccaatattataaacttcatgaataaaaactatgatagtttataggtagaatagaatacaagaggctaataataattttttaaagtttctatataataatgatgatgcttggaagcactatcacttcatatcatgtggttgttttctgggctgatgaaTATCAAAATGTTAAgaaggcgtatcacgatactgcctccttgtatcgcgatacagtagagctgggcggtgtacggttaaaaaaccgtgatctcggtttacactacacaaggttctctttttgatgagagacggttttgttgttgttgtttatagcctactatgttatgtgcgtgagcttcatactccgtgtcacacttccaaagattcttctaattcataagtctctgacacttcatttcaactctgctaagtccactgttgttgctgttctactagggaatgtcaccacaatgtaagatgttgattgaactaataaaataattggttaagcgctagaggctagtgagagtgaaacatgatgaacacacatggcatggatgaatcatgacaaacatttcaattcatttagcctacctttgatctcacaaagttaaataaaaggcaattctatgtggtgctatgttaacaggctacaacagttatctgattcttaactgtatttaattaccatcccaactgtgtgcgcagtgctgttaagactgcttataagctaaagtagcctagctttcaaatgcaatgggcagacaagatacattgctacattgctatatttgtttgaaatgatttgggggcaaaataggagcgaaacacatcgcaatatgacacaaactaccggacaaaataccttctacgttggatttggactttaattcaaagacaatatgcacacaatgtcaagtaaatccgtttgttttcagtgtctgtcttcag includes:
- the LOC134437669 gene encoding uncharacterized protein LOC134437669; translation: MMEREDTLGVTQASHGQPSPTSRNAEQREGQRLREDLEKAMLRQWEEMSMTSMDGWKRMEQKNKPEGTRGGADRQAHKPQIVSKAVKNSETASKATSETASKATSETASKDASETGSETAGENAFKTAREDAFKVASKDAIKAASKDAFKVASEDATKAASEALQPTSEAWLQAELAMAIKRLEAQSNLVALQKLEKGMAMHSQGINERHTEEEMRRMKGQTAEKMDFWSQKDDAAKQEVPVMEAERYEPKRLGAGTGKIYLNYGQKTDTLGSTIVEMRGGTAEEQLAMAKHIIQDQQRRIAELERTSAQWMRKYMEMKRYGLESQRCIQEQGESIKCLEEWQAQMWAKVNMWIEIDRKRVQLLETTEKTGRVTAGNTNLTQVPQQSTQQLKLDPIVLHERGERLKHEMNAPMGKDREKKEISVVRQQSTQDLIVLHERGERLKQQMNAPMGKYREKEEISVVRQQSTQDLIVLHERGERLKQQMNAPMGKYREKEEISVVRQQSTQDLIVLHERGERLKQQMNAPMGKYREKEEISVVRQQSTQDLIVLHERGERLKQQMNAPMGKEREKEEISVVRQQATQDLIVLHERGERLKHEMNAPMGKDREKEEIPVVRQQATQQPTLSLVLRQKIAVKRHEMKAREIEERDALNRQAERQMNAPLSRAREKEEIPVVVQGTSKSCKRELQSVLQEKVTERLAVTAVATARSTGLGSGDVQLLKRREELQSSKVTDTNTGDGLSDQQPQVPEPKKKKKKSVVSWVKKRMKFGKKE